DNA from Coregonus clupeaformis isolate EN_2021a unplaced genomic scaffold, ASM2061545v1 scaf0813, whole genome shotgun sequence:
atgcccgaatacaacaggtgcacaaaaaccttaccgtgaaatgcttacttacaagcccttaaccaacaatgcagttcaagaaatagagttaagaaataataataataaactaaagtaaaaaattaaataaaaagtaacacaataaaataacaataccaaggctatatacagggggtaccgagtcaatgagctggggtacaggttagtccaggtaatttgtacatgttagtcgaggtaatttgtatatGTCggtgggggtaaagtgactatgcattgataataaacagcgagtagcagcagtgtaaaaacaaaggggggtcaatgtaaacagtccgggtggccattttattaattgttcagcagtcttatggcatgggggtagaagctgtaaaggagcattttggacctagactttgtgctgtggtaccgcttgccgtgcggtagcagagagaacagtctattacttgggtgactggagtcgttgacaattttttggtgcattcaaatttttattttattttatttcaataATAATATGTTATAACATATGAAACATACAGATAGGGAACAATGATTTGATTCATGCAAATTCATTTGAAACATTTAAAGTTTACACATCTATTACACAagaacacaggcacagacacatcaCACACCAGTCCACTACGTTGATGATTGTAAAAGGATTAATGACTAATGCAACATGTACACACATTCTTTTACCCCGTTACCCCGGTAacacacatagtggactgattctgttacCCCGGTAacacacatagtggactgattctgttacCCGGTAacacacatagtggactgattctgttacCCGGTAacacacatagtggactgattctgttacCCGGTAacacacatagtggactgattctgttacCCCAGTAacacacatagtggactgattctgttacCCCAGTAacacacatagtggactgattctgttacCCCAGTAacacacatagtggactgattctgttacCCCAGTAacacacatagtggactgattgAGTACCAAGATGGAggcgcagtggcttcaaaacagtgCCCCCTgccagtcatctagtgtatatataaaccaTTGGTACCAACCCCCTCCccctaacacactaacacacacttctCAACTAACTCCAGCCAACGCCCCCAATGGCAGGATATGTTTCACACTCTGTGTTCTGCTACCCAGGTCTGatgttggagatcattccacgctctgtgttctactactcaggtctggtgttggagatcattccacgcTCTGTGTTCtgctacccaggtctggtgttggagatcattccacgcTCTGTGTTCtgctacccaggtctggtgttggagatcattccacactctgtgttctgctacccaggtctggtgttggaAGTCATTCCACGCTCTGTggatctcctgtgtgtattttctgaTGTTTAATCAGATCTCTTAAGTCAGAGTATCTCTtctcacattgatcacagctataaggcttctctcctgtgtgagttctctggtgtgatttaaGGTTGgttgactgagtaaaactcttcccacactgatcacagttaTAGGgcttctgtcctgtgtgtgttctctggtgtgatatcAGGTTGTTTGACtgagcaaaactcttcccacattgataacAGCTATAAGGctgctctcctgtgtgtgttctctggtgtgatatcAGGTTGTTTGACTGAGCAAAATTCTTCCCACATTGATAACAGCTATAAGGctgctctcctgtgtgtgttctctggtgcagtAGTAGTCCCTTTGAGgtggttaagctcattccacagtcggAGCAGTGGTAacgcttctctcctgtgtgtattctttgGTGTGCAGTCACGTTAGCTGAGGtggcaaaactcttcccacattgatcgcaGCCATAgattttctctcctgtgtgaattctCAGGTGTGATTTCAATGAATGTGATCTGGAAAAACTCACGCCACACTGAGAGcagctgtaaggtttctctcctgtatggattctctggtgtattttaagttctgatgaagaggtgcatctcttcccacattgatcacagttgtaaagcttctctcctgtgtgaattctCAGGTGTAATTTTAGTGAATCTGATCTTGAATAAGTCTTCCCACattcagagcagcagtgagatttcttccctgttggtgtccgctggtgtttcttgaggtgttctgatctgtaGAGACCCTTCTCTGCCTCCTCGGCATcaggatgttgttgaggctccccagaggatccaagATAGTCACATCTCTCTCCTGCGTGGATGACAATGTCAGACAGTCAATAGAGTGAATGTTTAAACGCTTTTACAAAAAACTTTGACAATTGTCTTCTAAGTATTTTTTTGGTTagtttttggtccaccagccactgtggcaggtagatgaaACAAGCTACAATCCACTCAGAGTTTTTACTAGCCAAAATATTTTTTGCTATGATTACACGTCCTCATCACTGTGAAGCCAATGGcacctgagtggtgcagtggtctaaggcactgcattgcagtgctaactgtgccactagagatcctggttcgaatccaggctctgtcgtagccggccgcgaccgggagacccatggggcggcgcacaattggcccagtgtcgtccagggtagggggagggaatggccggcagggatgtagctcagttggtagagcatggcatttgcaacgccagggttgtgggttcgattccagtataaaaaataaaaatgtatgcactcactaactgtaagtcgctctggataagagcgtctgctaaatgactaaaatgtaaatgtaaattacacaaaaaaaattataaaaaaataaaacgaatgagcatgctttgtaatgtttgtTAAACAAGAAATGTAAGTATGAAGTAATGTGGTATGTTgctcaatgtaatttcatttttTTGTGATATGAGTCTTTTAACCAACGTGTGTTAAAATAATTGATTTCGATACAATAGTAATGATGAACAGTTGTACAAGTGAACATCAAGAATCAAAGTGCCTGTCCTACCAGATAAAATGCTGAGTGACACAGCTGATGTATTATTAGAGTTCCACACTGACATTTTATTAAAAAGGATTACATGTGCTCCTAAGTTTATAGTTAGGAGCACACAAATATATTTAGGAGCACAATTTAGGAGCACAACTAAAGTATGAGTCTTTTAATGAaccgttttttttttgtttgtttttgttggaGTGATCCGT
Protein-coding regions in this window:
- the LOC121570120 gene encoding zinc finger protein 239-like isoform X1; translation: MIKEEEEDVTVKEEEEPFREEEGISIKEEEETEDVINTRERCDYLGSSGEPQQHPDAEEAEKGLYRSEHLKKHQRTPTGKKSHCCSECGKTYSRSDSLKLHLRIHTGEKLYNCDQCGKRCTSSSELKIHQRIHTGEKPYSCSQCGVSFSRSHSLKSHLRIHTGEKIYGCDQCGKSFATSANVTAHQRIHTGEKRYHCSDCGMSLTTSKGLLLHQRTHTGEQPYSCYQCGKNFAQSNNLISHQRTHTGEQPYSCYQCGKSFAQSNNLISHQRTHTGQKPYNCDQCGKSFTQSTNLKSHQRTHTGEKPYSCDQCEKRYSDLRDLIKHQKIHTGDPQSVE